The bacterium sequence CTGTTCCAGGTTCTCTTCCGTTCTCTGATCGCTGCCCTTGCCGGACAGATAGCCGTAATATGGCGACCATTTAAGCGAGGCCAGCACCTTGGGCCCCTCCTTCCGGTCGAAAAACCTGATGAAAGTTTCCCTGGACAGCAGAGTACCCCCGGGGATGAAATATTCCGGGATCGACTCCGGCTTCAAATCTTTTTTTTCTTTAAGCCTTTTTAACGCCTTGACGTTTAAAATGTCGATCTCCCTTTGGAAAAGTCCTTTCAGGGAGTCTGAATCGCCGCCCCAGAGCGGCAGTTTTTTAAAGACCTGGGAATAATAGTATTTGTACAACTCCAGTTCCACCGGAGCCAGGTCCTTTTCCTTTTGATACTCCTCCAGCGCTTGCTTAAAGGGCTGGTAAAAATCATCCCCCCAGGTGTAAAGAGTGTCGGCCAGTCCGGCCAGATCGGGCTGGCTGGCCAGTTCCTGCAGTTTCACTTCGCTGATGCTGCCGGCCGGCAGGACGCTTTTCAGGATCTCGGCCGAGCTCCAGCCGCCGTGTATCCCCCGGGCCACCGCTATCAGGTTGGAAAGGTCCCAGCGCCTTAAGATGATGGCGATCAGGTGATGCGGCCGGCCTTCGGCGATCTTCAGGAGAAGTTCGGTGGTCTGGCAGAAGTTCTTCTCCAGCGACCACTCCAAAGCCTCCAGCCCCTGGTAACGGGCCCGGGCCAGCTGCCACTGCCGGGAATAAGGGCTGGATTCCATCCATTTTTCCATGGGCAGGAACCCCGGCAAAGCCAGCAGTTCTTCATAGGCCCCCTGTTTCATCAGACGGCTGTGCTGTCCCCTGATCCTGGCGTTTATGTAACCGTAATCCGAAGGCATTATATCAACCCCACAATATTTGCGCTAACGACGAGGTTAAAGCCGGCTTGGCCCGGGCCATCCGGTCGGCGAAGCGGTTCAGCACCACCGATGTCTTGTCGGGACTGGAGACGATCACACCGTCCCTGACCGAGGGGTCGACTTCCAGCCTGGCGTCCAGCTTCAGTTCCTTGGCTATCTGCTGGGCCAGCGCCAGGTCCTCTTTCTTGACGGTCACCACCATCCCGGGCCCGAACTGGGAACAGGCCTCGGCCATCAGGTTCCTGAGCGCTTTTTTCAACGGGGCTCCGCTCAGCGAATTCAGCTGCCGGGCCGCTTCGGCAAAGATGCCGCTGATCATCCGGTCCTTGGCCGAAAGCACCAGGGCCGAAGCCTCCAGATGGGCGGCGCTTTG is a genomic window containing:
- a CDS encoding V-type ATPase subunit, which encodes MPSDYGYINARIRGQHSRLMKQGAYEELLALPGFLPMEKWMESSPYSRQWQLARARYQGLEALEWSLEKNFCQTTELLLKIAEGRPHHLIAIILRRWDLSNLIAVARGIHGGWSSAEILKSVLPAGSISEVKLQELASQPDLAGLADTLYTWGDDFYQPFKQALEEYQKEKDLAPVELELYKYYYSQVFKKLPLWGGDSDSLKGLFQREIDILNVKALKRLKEKKDLKPESIPEYFIPGGTLLSRETFIRFFDRKEGPKVLASLKWSPYYGYLSGKGSDQRTEENLEQEHFRELSKLYQGNPLGIDLVLGFLWQKYYEVINLRLVARGKFYGISGDQIRDQLLLW
- a CDS encoding V-type ATP synthase subunit E, translated to MESELLKLIETEAQAEQQRILDSARQGASDILDKSRAQAAQMKEAQQALLTAEDNSALLKAQSAAHLEASALVLSAKDRMISGIFAEAARQLNSLSGAPLKKALRNLMAEACSQFGPGMVVTVKKEDLALAQQIAKELKLDARLEVDPSVRDGVIVSSPDKTSVVLNRFADRMARAKPALTSSLAQILWG